One Zeugodacus cucurbitae isolate PBARC_wt_2022May chromosome 3, idZeuCucr1.2, whole genome shotgun sequence genomic region harbors:
- the LOC105217708 gene encoding MAPK regulated corepressor interacting protein 2, translated as MDRNNGSNRYTPIRRAGQHQSNSLSSSLSSSNNNQHQHLDNHRNNSSQYSTTNHSAYSPQSSMSREPLTQHDELIRYIREAWTKVNEQNTPINYCNESDHQLKNFKPFNLEEYWDQRHFQNIRVSHGQQ; from the exons ATGGATCGCAATAATGG CTCCAATCGCTATACACCAATTCGGCGCGCAGGCCAACATCAATCAAATTCGTTATCATCATCACTTTCATCATCGAATAATAATCAACATCAACATTTAGATAATCATCGCAATAATTCGTCACAATATTCAACGACCAATCATAGCGCATATTCACCACAATCGTCAATGTCCCGCGAACCGCTCACACAACATGACGAACTGATTCGATATATCAGGGAAGCATGGACAAAG GTAAATGAACAGAATACGCCTATAAATTATTGCAATGAATCGGAtcatcaattaaaaaatttcaaaccatTTAATTTGGAGGAGTACTGGGACCAACggcattttcaaaatattcgcgTATCACATGGACAACAATAA
- the LOC105217706 gene encoding sorting nexin-17 yields MHFSIPDTQELYSELTGTTYTGYNIYINGSYHCCLRYKQLHALHEQLRRRCTDLNIQLPATFPPKRLLPLTNGQLESRRASLEHYLQLCGQDAVISKMDHFQSYLLNAQQETSLADGILGLDYGGSDLKRVSAVLEVWLSNDLTLQVNCHIGDNASSVLRKVCECVQLPTQFMQHFCLYLVRRQNSDITQNKLVLLRRLMDFESPYLSRLWAQEKTSSCQVMIRKSYWNPMYDLGLLQDPVALKLFFAQIVSDIENEWIITPPEVLQKLISLKEHGMQAEYIQMARQLPLYGCLQFSASLIDYPEPKTTALISIGNKELSMRTAKAGKIYETKFRVTRMRCWRVTAMHNTSTIDSTISSNTDENASNYGKSPTNLQLAFEYLMSKQTLRWITITSAQAMLMSVCLQSMVDELLNCKDTVDGLNTRVRESSQSQFLSYVSRNGRVSHTPTILTSSASTPSLSTELMSSSTTTTATTTSSSSSSSSPTAPVKFFSQRTRTKFNPKISSSSSYSAVFFRNSAEESVHNEAFEGIGDDDL; encoded by the coding sequence ATGCACTTCTCCATTCCGGATACGCAAGAATTATATTCGGAGCTAACTGGTACCACCTACACAggctacaatatatatattaatggcAGCTATCACTGTTGTTTGCGGTATAAACAGTTGCATGCATTGCATGAGCAGCTACGTCGTCGGTGTACAGATCTCAATATCCAGTTGCCAGCGACATTCCCTCCAAAGCGTCTCCTACCATTAACTAATGGACAACTCGAATCGAGACGAGCTTCTTTAGAACATTATTTGCAATTATGTGGGCAAGATGCAGTTATTTCGAAAATGGATCATTTTCAAAGTTATCTGCTCAATGCTCAACAAGAGACTTCATTAGCCGATGGCATTTTAGGCCTTGATTACGGTGGCAGTGATTTGAAGCGCGTGTCAGCTGTGTTGGAGGTGTGGCTATCAAATGACCTCACCCTGCAGGTCAATTGTCATATTGGCGATAATGCCAGCTCGGTATTGCGTAAAGTATGTGAATGTGTACAACTGCCCACACAATTTATGCAACATTTTTGTCTTTATTTGGTGCGACGACAAAACAGTGATATTACACAAAACAAATTGGTGCTATTAAGACGATTAATGGATTTCGAATCCCCATATTTATCGCGTTTATGGGCGCAAGAAAAAACATCTTCGTGCCAAGTAATGATCCGCAAAAGCTATTGGAATCCCATGTATGATTTAGGGTTGTTGCAAGATCCAGTAGCACTGAAATTGTTTTTTGCGCAAATTGTATCTGATATAGAAAATGAATGGATAATTACGCCTCCTGAAGTTCTACAAAAGCTTATCAGTTTGAAAGAACACGGGATGCAAGCAGAATACATACAGATGGCGCGACAATTACCGCTTTACGGGTGCTTGCAATTCAGTGCGTCCCTTATCGACTATCCGGAACCAAAAACCACAGCACTTATCTCCATTGGTAATAAAGAATTAAGTATGCGTACTGCAAAAGCTGGAAAAATTTATGAGACTAAATTCCGTGTAACACGAATGCGTTGCTGGCGGGTTACAGCTATGCATAACACAAGCACTATAGATTCAACAATTTCAAGCAATACGGATGAAAATGCAAGTAATTACGGAAAATCGCCGACAAATTTACAGCTTGCCTTTGAATATTTGATGTCCAAACAGACTTTGCGTTGGATAACTATAACCAGTGCGCAAGCTATGCTTATGTCGGTTTGTCTACAATCAATGGTTGATGAATTGCTGAATTGTAAAGACACCGTTGATGGTTTGAACACACGCGTTCGAGAGAGTTCTCAATCCCAATTTCTATCCTATGTTTCTCGAAATGGAAGAGTATCTCATACTCCAACAATATTAACGTCATCCGCCTCAACGCCATCTTTGTCCACAGAATTAATGTCATcatcaactacaacaacagcgactACAACGTCAAGTTCATCGTCGTCATCATCGCCAACTGCACCAGTTAAATTTTTCTCTCAGCGTACGCGAACGAAATTCAACCCAAAAATATCCAGTTCTAGTTCGTATTCTGCAGTTTTCTTTCGTAATAGTGCTGAAGAGTCTGTCCACAATGAGGCATTCGAAGGTATTGGGGATGATGAtctttaa
- the Ripalpha gene encoding RIP-like protein translates to MSLEIPTNPVYHTSVEQKLHSKNAAKIYRYGSPKIRDQLRDKCRMRVREARQANFSKRRLTNITEEFDIDKLLREELASLESDLRLQEEIYKELRDEMNEWFVQELEAEEISLIKAADEDENNNHVICPICEQYNLLFVTANEQEGSNIFKCTCGVSFNNDAKPLALRQVLHSQIDVHEQNCTANLTFFLEPQSAYGAKTDACVNSLCAMCDECDYFYSF, encoded by the exons ATGTCTTTGGAAATTCCTACAAATCCTGTTTATCATACAAGTGTCGAACAAAAGCTGCATTCGAAAAATGCCGCCAAAATATATCGCTATGGATCGCCAAAAATACGGGATCAATTGAGAGAT AAATGTCGGATGCGAGTGCGTGAAGCTAGGCAGGCCAACTTCAGTAAGCGCCGTTTGACAAATATAACAGAAGAA TTCGACATTGATAAGTTGCTGCGAGAAGAACTTGCTAGCTTGGAGAGTGATTTGCGTTTGCAAGAAGAAATATACAAAGAGCTACGCGATGAGATGAATGAATGGTTTGTACAGGAATTAGAAGCTGAGGAAATATCTCTAATAAAGGCCGCCGATGAAGATGAAAATAACAATCATGTTATTTGTCCGATTTGCGAACAATACAATCTGCTTTTCGTAACTGCAAATGAGCAAGAaggaagtaatattttcaagtgCACTTGTGGTGTGAG CTTCAACAATGATGCTAAGCCCTTGGCTTTACGACAAGTATTGCATTCGCAAATAGATGTGCATGAACAAAATTGTACTGCCAATCTTACATTCTTTTTGGAGCCGCAAAGTGCATATGGTGCAAAAACTGATGCATGTGTCAACAGTCTTTGTGCTATGTGTGATGAATgtgattatttttatagtttttaa
- the LOC105217704 gene encoding 60S ribosomal protein L7, with amino-acid sequence MTATAAAKKPEAKGKSAKKLPAVPESKLKFSKKQVSKRAVLIKRKLKRTAVIALRKRENLVRAEKYQAEYLRADRREIKLRRLAKKHGQFYVPAEAKLAFVIRIRGINKVAPKVRKVLQLFRLRQINNGVFIKLNKATINMLRIAEPYITWGYPNLKSVRELVYKRGFVKHNRQRVPITDNFVIERKLRKAHSIQCVEDLVHEIFTVGPNFKKASNFLWPFKLNTPTGGWRKKANHYVEGGDFGNREDKINKLLRKMV; translated from the exons ATGACTGCCACCGCAGCCGCCAAGAAGCCCGAAGCTAAGGGCAAATCTGCCAAGAAGTTACCCGCTGTCCCCGAGTCAAAGCTGAAGTTCAGCAAGAAGCAAGTCAGCAAACGTGCCGTCTTGATCAAACGTAAATTGAAGCGCACTGCCGTCATTGCGCTACGCAAACGTGAAAACTTGGTACGTGCCGAGAAATATCAAGCTGAATATCTGCGTGCTGATCGTCGTGAGATCAAGTTGCGTCGCTTGGCCAAGAAACACGGTCAATTCTATGTGCCTGCTGAGGCTAAATTGGCTTTTGTTATCCGTATTCGCGG tATCAACAAAGTTGCCCCTAAAGTGCGTAAAGTTTTGCAATTGTTCCGTCTGCGCCAGATCAACAATGGTGTTTTCATCAAATTGAACAAAGCTACCATCAACATGTTGCGTATTGCTGAACCATACATTACATGGGGTTATCCAAATCTGAAATCAGTCCGCGAATTGGTCTACAAACGCGGTTTCGTCAAGCACAACCGTCAACGTGTTCCCATCACCGATAACTTTGTGATTGAACGTAAATTGCGTAAGGCACACAGCATTCAGTGCGTTGAGGATTTGGTACATGAAATCTTCACCGTTGGACCCAACTTCAAGAAAGCCTCAAACTTCTTGTGGCCATTCAAACTGAATACCCCAACCGGTGGCTGGCGCAAGAAGGCTAATCACTACGTTGAGGGTGGTGATTTCGGTAACCGCGAAGACAAAATCAACAAATTGCTGCGCAAgatggtttaa
- the LOC105217707 gene encoding tRNA-dihydrouridine(20a/20b) synthase [NAD(P)+]-like yields MNTLNIELLPQQRQHANILNIFEDEKASSHGFVRVSAPMVRYSKLEFRRLIRQYGVKLAFTPMVIADSFIHSQKARDNEFTTCLEDIPVVAQFAARDAYEFSVAAQLIYPYVDGVDLNCGCPQSWAISKGYGCGLLRHPELVRDIIQTTRRVLPQSFSISVKLRLLNGAPEESIRSTVELARQLEKCGATFLTIHGRTMWQKTSDPLNITAMTEIKKSIQVPLIVNGNIRSWQDAKELHDQTNADGVMAARGILSNPALFDNNIQEKETPRECVQKWLDIATRAGDNIQFQCFHHHLTFMWSSNMKRKLRLEFNNFTNKQQVFDFFEERYGLKPEEASHSNPFDYTKCVYPPLAHSNTNKINAEEPLEGQTWNENSNGKFFNEFKELSDTETQFDNRHDDIDLEGSFFTGLD; encoded by the coding sequence ATGAATACATTAAATATCGAGTTATTACCTCAACAAAGACAGCATgcgaatattttaaacatttttgaagaTGAAAAGGCAAGCTCTCACGGATTTGTGCGTGTCAGTGCACCAATGGTACGATACAGCAAGTTGGAGTTTAGGCGGTTAATTCGTCAATACGGGGTAAAGCTTGCCTTTACTCCAATGGTTATTGCAGATTCTTTCATACATAGCCAAAAGGCGCGCGATAATGAATTTACTACATGTTTAGAAGATATTCCCGTTGTAGCACAGTTTGCTGCACGTGATGCCTATGAATTTTCTGTAGCTGCTCAACTAATATACCCATATGTGGATGGAGTTGATTTGAATTGTGGTTGTCCACAGTCATGGGCTATATCTAAAGGATATGGTTGCGGACTCCTCCGACACCCAGAATTAGTTCGTGACATTATACAAACTACGAGACGTGTTTTACCTCAAAGTTTTAGTATATCGGTAAAACTGCGTTTACTTAATGGAGCGCCTGAGGAATCGATTAGATCAACAGTTGAATTAGCGCGGCAGCTAGAGAAATGTGGTGCTACATTTTTGACAATCCACGGACGAACAATGTGGCAGAAAACATCGGATCCCCTTAACATAACTGCTATGACTGAGATAAAGAAATCAATACAAGTTCCACTAATAGTCAATGGGAACATACGCAGCTGGCAGGATGCGAAAGAATTGCATGACCAAACAAATGCTGATGGTGTCATGGCGGCTCGCGGAATACTCTCAAATCCAGCActttttgataataatatacaaGAAAAAGAAACACCAAGGGAATGTGTTCAGAAATGGTTAGATATCGCAACTCGTGCTGGTGATAATATacaattccaatgttttcatcATCATCTAACATTTATGTGGAGCAGCAATATGAAACGTAAATTACGTTTGGAATTCAACAACTTTACTAATAAGCAACAAGTGTTCGACTTCTTTGAAGAACGATACGGCTTAAAGCCAGAAGAAGCATCACATAGCAATCCCTTCGACTATACCAAGTGTGTTTATCCGCCACTGGCACATAGTAATACTAATAAGATCAATGCCGAAGAACCATTAGAGGGACAGACATGGAATGAAAACTCAAATGGAAAAttctttaatgaatttaaagaaTTGTCGGATACGgaaacacaatttgacaatcggcaCGATGATATTGATTTAGAAGGAAGCTTTTTCACGGGTTTAGACTGA